One region of Syntrophobacter fumaroxidans MPOB genomic DNA includes:
- a CDS encoding ABC transporter ATP-binding protein, producing MLEVSAIDVFRGETQVLWEVSFDVHLGERVAILGSNGAGKSSLLAAITGVLPPRRGEIRFRGEPLRGMKPHRIIQSGVALVPEGRRVYREMTVAENLEMGAYPKRGRADMQRTMEHVMHIFPALEKRRGQAAGTLSGGEQQMLAVGRALMSRPELLLIDELSLGLAPLVTREIYRALDRLVEETTILLVEQNVEQALRHSQRAYVMESGRMVREGVSADLMEDDGIRRAYLGM from the coding sequence ATGCTCGAAGTATCGGCAATCGACGTTTTTCGGGGGGAGACCCAGGTGCTCTGGGAGGTCTCGTTCGACGTGCACCTGGGGGAACGCGTGGCCATTCTGGGCAGCAACGGCGCGGGGAAGTCTTCATTGTTGGCCGCCATTACGGGGGTCCTGCCCCCGCGACGGGGAGAAATCAGGTTCAGGGGAGAGCCCTTGAGAGGCATGAAACCCCACCGCATCATACAGTCGGGCGTGGCCCTCGTGCCGGAAGGCCGCCGCGTGTACCGCGAGATGACCGTGGCGGAGAACCTCGAAATGGGTGCTTACCCCAAGCGGGGTCGGGCAGACATGCAGCGCACCATGGAACACGTCATGCACATCTTCCCGGCGCTCGAAAAACGCAGGGGCCAGGCGGCGGGGACCCTGTCCGGCGGCGAACAGCAGATGCTTGCCGTGGGACGGGCGCTCATGAGCCGGCCCGAACTGCTGTTGATCGATGAATTGTCCCTCGGCCTGGCGCCCCTGGTCACCAGGGAAATCTACCGCGCGCTCGACCGGCTCGTGGAAGAGACCACCATCCTCCTGGTGGAACAGAACGTGGAACAGGCCCTGCGACACTCGCAACGGGCCTACGTCATGGAAAGCGGCCGTATGGTCCGCGAAGGGGTGTCGGCGGACCTTATGGAGGATGACGGCATTCGACGCGCCTACCTGGGCATGTAG
- a CDS encoding ABC transporter ATP-binding protein, translating into MALLEGHGLTRRFGGVTALDAVSFTVEEGTIVGLIGPNGAGKTTLFNLVAGALKPGAGRILFEGQDITGRPANELCRRGIARTFQVTRPFAAMTCLENVGVALVNGPAPQGRALWRQTAPRYLEMVGMGGLADTPAGSLNVIQKKRLEIARSLATRPKLLMLDEVLGGLNSQEIVQAVDFIRKLRDEHHLTVFWIEHVMGAIMRAAEKVIVLDQGRHLMKGTPEEVVRDSRVIQAYLGE; encoded by the coding sequence TTGGCGTTGTTGGAGGGGCATGGGCTGACCAGGCGATTCGGGGGCGTGACGGCGCTCGACGCCGTGAGCTTCACCGTGGAAGAGGGAACCATCGTGGGGTTGATCGGGCCCAACGGGGCCGGCAAGACCACGCTTTTCAACCTCGTTGCGGGAGCGCTGAAACCCGGTGCGGGGAGGATCCTTTTCGAGGGGCAGGACATAACCGGGAGGCCGGCCAACGAGCTGTGCCGCAGGGGCATTGCCAGGACTTTCCAGGTGACGCGCCCGTTCGCCGCCATGACCTGCCTGGAAAACGTCGGAGTGGCCCTGGTCAACGGGCCCGCCCCTCAAGGTCGCGCCCTGTGGCGCCAGACCGCCCCACGCTACCTGGAAATGGTGGGCATGGGGGGCCTCGCCGATACCCCGGCCGGGAGTTTGAACGTGATTCAGAAGAAACGGCTGGAGATCGCCCGGTCCCTGGCCACCCGGCCGAAGCTGCTCATGCTGGACGAAGTGCTGGGGGGCCTCAACTCCCAGGAAATCGTCCAGGCCGTCGATTTCATTCGCAAGCTGCGCGACGAGCACCATTTGACCGTGTTCTGGATCGAGCACGTCATGGGGGCGATCATGAGGGCGGCGGAGAAGGTGATCGTCCTGGACCAGGGCAGGCACTTGATGAAAGGAACCCCCGAGGAGGTCGTCAGGGATTCGAGGGTCATTCAGGCCTATCTGGGAGAATAA
- a CDS encoding branched-chain amino acid ABC transporter permease, giving the protein MTDKRFYQVLVPAVVLFGFLPFGLGSYHLHVVIVSLFYLMMASSWNLLAGYTGQVSFAHAAFAGIGAYTSGILAVRFGLNPWIGVVVGTMLAALLGLAVGVLCLRMGGIYLSLTTLGFSEILRIIITNEYEVTRGTMGLQVPGLFAEYSKVGYFYVMLGAAVLTLIIIYRLIHSNIGLNFRAVQNDERAAASLGVDVVRVRVLAFTVSSALAGMAGGLYGHYLLLITPEIPSLDQQFLVLSMTVIGGMGSFPGPIIGAFSLEILSEYIRAYGEYHVLVFGLIALVAARFAPNGLMGLAKDRLVRRRAPAKTVAAAAKS; this is encoded by the coding sequence TGCACGTGGTGATCGTCAGCCTGTTCTACCTGATGATGGCATCGAGCTGGAACCTGCTGGCCGGGTACACGGGCCAGGTTTCCTTCGCCCATGCGGCTTTTGCGGGGATCGGCGCCTACACGTCGGGGATTCTGGCCGTCAGGTTCGGACTGAACCCCTGGATCGGCGTGGTCGTCGGCACGATGCTGGCCGCGCTGCTCGGCCTGGCGGTCGGCGTTCTTTGCCTGAGGATGGGGGGCATCTACCTGTCCCTCACGACGCTGGGCTTTTCCGAAATCCTGCGGATCATCATCACCAACGAATACGAGGTGACCCGCGGCACCATGGGGCTCCAGGTGCCCGGCCTGTTCGCGGAGTATTCCAAGGTCGGCTATTTCTACGTCATGCTGGGGGCGGCGGTGCTGACCCTGATCATCATATACCGACTGATCCATTCCAACATCGGACTGAATTTCCGCGCCGTGCAGAATGATGAGCGGGCGGCCGCCTCGCTCGGAGTCGACGTGGTCAGGGTGCGCGTGCTCGCCTTCACGGTCTCCAGCGCCCTTGCGGGCATGGCGGGCGGGCTCTACGGGCACTACCTGCTCCTGATCACGCCGGAAATCCCGTCGCTCGATCAGCAGTTCCTGGTGCTGTCCATGACGGTGATCGGCGGCATGGGGTCTTTTCCGGGGCCGATCATCGGGGCTTTTTCCCTGGAGATCCTGTCCGAATACATTCGTGCGTACGGGGAATATCACGTCCTGGTGTTTGGCCTGATCGCCCTGGTGGCGGCCCGGTTCGCCCCCAACGGCCTGATGGGGCTGGCGAAAGATCGGCTGGTGCGCCGGCGTGCGCCTGCAAAGACGGTCGCCGCGGCGGCGAAATCTTAG